In one window of Musa acuminata AAA Group cultivar baxijiao chromosome BXJ3-2, Cavendish_Baxijiao_AAA, whole genome shotgun sequence DNA:
- the LOC135631711 gene encoding superoxide dismutase [Cu-Zn] yields the protein MVKAVVVLGGSEDVKGTIYFSQEGDGPTTVTGSISGLKPGLHGFHVHALGDTTNGCMSTGPHFNPVGKEHGAPEDDNRHAGDLGNVTAGEDGTVTISKVDNQIPLSGPNSIIGRAVVVHADPDDLGKGGHELSKSTGNAGGRVACGIIGLQG from the exons ATGGTGAAGGCTGTTGTTGTTCTTGGTGGCAGTGAGGATGTTAAGGGCACCATTTACTTCAGCCAAGAAGGAGATG GTCCAACCACAGTTACTGGATCCATCTCTGGCCTTAAGCCTGGACTTCACGGCTTCCATGTTCATGCTCTTGGTGACACCACCAATGGTTGCATGTCAACTG GGCCACATTTTAATCCTGTTGGGAAGGAACACGGTGCCCCTGAAGATGACAATCGCCATGCTGGTGATCTGGGGAATGTGACTGCTGGGGAGGATG GTACTGTTACCATTTCCAAAGTTGATAACCAG ATTCCCCTCTCTGGACCAAATTCGATTATCGGGAGAGCCGTTGTGGTCCATGCTGATCCTGATGATCTTGGAAAAG GTGGACATGAGCTGAGCAAAAGCACTGGAAATGCTGGTGGAAGGGTTGCCTGCG GGATTATTGGACTCCAAGGTTGA